Proteins encoded in a region of the Sander lucioperca isolate FBNREF2018 chromosome 4, SLUC_FBN_1.2, whole genome shotgun sequence genome:
- the LOC116039573 gene encoding phosphatidylinositol 5-phosphate 4-kinase type-2 beta → MSSNCTSAAPVSASKTKTKKKHFIGQKVKLFRASEPILSVLMWGVNHTINELSNVPVPVMLMPDDFKAYSKIKVDNHLFNKENLPSRFKFKEYCPMVFRNLRERFCIDDQDYQNSLTRSAPLNSDTQGRFGNRFLSSYDHHFVIKTVSSEDIAEMHNILKKYHQFIVECHGNTLLPQFLGMYRLTVDGVETYMVVTRNVFSHRLTVHRKYDLKGSTVSREASDKEKAKELPTFKDNDFLNEGQKLQIGDDNKKYFLEKLKRDVEFLATLKIMDYSLLVGIHDVDRAEQEEMDVEGVGEEEEYDNDGMGGGVLTGSFGTPPDSPGNPLNCGGFFGPGEFDPSVDVYAIKSHDCAVKKEVYFMAIIDILTHYDAKKKAAHAAKTVKHGAGAEISTVNPEQYSKRFYEFMSNILS, encoded by the exons ATGTCATCCAACTGCACCAGCGCAGCGCCTGTCAGCGCTAGCAAAACCAAGACGAAAAAGAAGCATTTTATAGGACAGAAAGTGAAATTATTCCGTGCAAGTGAGCCCATTCTCAGCGTTTTAATGTGGGGTGTCAACCATACG ATTAACGAGTTAAGTAATGTGCCTGTACCAGTTATGCTGATGCCAGATGACTTTAAAGCCTACAGTAAGATCAAAGTGGACAACCACCTATTTAACAA AGAAAACCTGCCTAGTCGCTTTAAGTTCAAGGAGTACTGTCCCATGGTGTTCAGAAACCTGAGGGAGAGGTTCTGCATCGATGACCAGGACTACCAG AACTCTCTGACGAGGAGCGCCCCACTCAATAGCGACACCCAGGGTCGCTTTGGCAACCGCTTCCTGTCCAGCTACGACCACCACTTTGTAATTAAAACCGTGTCCAGTGAGGACATCGCTGAGATGCACAACATCCTAAAGAAATATCACCAG TTTATAGTGGAGTGTCATGGCAACACGCTGCTCCCTCAGTTCCTGGGCATGTACAGGCTAACGGTGGACGGGGTGGAGACGTACATGGTGGTGACCCGGAATGTGTTCAGCCATCGCCTCACTGTACACCGCAAATATGACCTGAAG GGTTCTACGGTCTCAAGGGAAGCCAGCGACAAGGAGAAG GCTAAAGAACTCCCCACTTTTAAAGACAACGACTTCCTGAATGAAGGCCAGAAGCTGCAGATAGGAGATGACAACAAGAAGTACTTTTTGGAGAAGCTAAAGCGGGATGTAGAG ttccTGGCAACCCTAAAGATCATGGACTACAGTCTCCTGGTGGGGATCCATGACGTGGACCGGGCCGAGCAGGAGGAGATGGACGTGGAGGGcgtgggggaggaggaggagtacgACAACGACGGGATGGGTGGAGGCGTGCTCACCGGCTCGTTCGGCACGCCCCCCGACAGCCCCGGAAACCCTCTCAACTGCGGGGGATTCTTCGGCCCTGGGGAGTTTGACCCCTCTGTGGACGTTTACGCAATCAAGAGCCACGACT GTGCTGTGAAGAAGGAAGTGTACTTCATGGCTATCATCGACATCCTGACGCACTATGACGCTAAGAAAAAAGCTGCACATGCTGCCAAAACTGTGAAACACGGG GCGGGGGCCGAGATCTCGACGGTGAACCCGGAGCAGTACTCCAAACGGTTCTACGAGTTCATGTCCAACATCTTATCATAG